The following are from one region of the Melaminivora suipulveris genome:
- a CDS encoding CaiB/BaiF CoA transferase family protein, protein MADAIPAAAPQPQGIAPQALAGVRVVEMGQLIAGPFCGKTLGDFGADVVKIEAVGEGDPLRKWRLLQDGTSVWWQVQSRNKRSVALDLRASEGQETARRLIAEADVLIENFRPGTLEEWGMAPEQLHAANPGLIILRISGYGQTGPYRDLPGFGVVGEAMGGLRHLTAEPGRVPVRVGVSIGDTLAALHGAIGVLLALYHRAAHGGAGQVIDVALHEAVFNCMESLIPEYSAFGAVREPAGSALPGIAPSNAYPCQDGWVLVAGNGDSIFKRLMAAIGRPDLGEDAQLADNTGRVARVVEIDAAIGAWTAERRVDEVLEALAAARVPAGRVYTARDIAEDPHYQARDMLLTQRTRDGRELLVPGIVPKLSSTPGAVRSSAPRLGEDTDAVLVEAGLTQEQIALLRSRGVIR, encoded by the coding sequence ATGGCCGACGCCATCCCAGCCGCCGCACCACAACCGCAGGGCATCGCGCCCCAGGCCCTGGCGGGTGTGCGTGTGGTCGAGATGGGGCAGCTCATCGCCGGGCCGTTTTGCGGCAAGACGCTGGGCGACTTCGGCGCCGACGTCGTCAAGATCGAGGCCGTGGGCGAGGGCGACCCGCTGCGCAAGTGGCGCCTGCTGCAGGATGGCACGTCGGTGTGGTGGCAGGTGCAGTCGCGCAACAAGCGCTCGGTGGCGCTGGACCTGCGCGCTTCGGAAGGCCAGGAGACCGCGCGCCGCCTGATCGCCGAGGCCGACGTGCTGATCGAGAACTTCCGCCCCGGCACGCTGGAGGAGTGGGGCATGGCGCCCGAGCAGCTGCACGCCGCCAACCCCGGCCTGATCATCCTGCGCATTTCGGGCTATGGCCAGACGGGGCCGTACCGCGACCTACCGGGTTTTGGCGTGGTTGGCGAGGCCATGGGCGGCCTGCGGCATCTGACGGCCGAGCCGGGGCGCGTGCCGGTGCGCGTGGGCGTTTCCATCGGCGACACGCTGGCGGCGCTGCACGGCGCCATCGGCGTGCTGCTGGCGCTGTACCACCGCGCGGCGCACGGCGGCGCGGGCCAGGTCATCGACGTGGCGCTGCACGAGGCGGTCTTCAACTGCATGGAGAGCCTGATCCCCGAGTACAGCGCCTTTGGCGCGGTGCGCGAGCCGGCCGGCAGCGCGCTGCCGGGCATTGCGCCTTCCAACGCCTATCCGTGCCAGGACGGCTGGGTGCTGGTGGCCGGCAATGGCGACAGCATCTTCAAGCGGCTGATGGCCGCCATCGGCCGCCCGGACCTGGGCGAGGACGCGCAACTGGCCGACAACACCGGCCGCGTGGCGCGCGTGGTCGAGATCGACGCCGCCATCGGCGCATGGACCGCCGAGCGCCGCGTGGACGAGGTGCTTGAGGCGCTGGCCGCCGCGCGCGTGCCCGCCGGCCGGGTCTACACCGCGCGCGACATCGCCGAGGACCCGCACTACCAAGCGCGCGACATGCTGCTGACCCAGCGCACGCGCGATGGCCGCGAGTTGCTGGTGCCGGGCATCGTGCCCAAGCTCTCGAGCACGCCCGGCGCCGTGCGCAGCAGCGCGCCGCGGCTGGGAGAGGACACGGATGCGGTGCTGGTCGAGGCAGGCCTGACGCAGGAACAGATCGCGCTGCTGCGCAGCCGGGGCGTGATTCGCTGA
- the uvrC gene encoding excinuclease ABC subunit UvrC, giving the protein MTHAAHSDELLAQVAALPPLPGVYRYFDDAGTLLYVGKARNLKKRVTSYFTKQHGGTRIGHMVGKIARLETTVVRSEAEALLLENNLIKSLQPRYNILFRDDKSYPYLKITGVAAKDGTGDAPGQRYPRMAYYRGSTDKRHRYFGPYPGAWAVKETIQLLQKVFRLRTCEDTVFANRTRPCLLYQIKRCSAPCVNLISPEAYSVDVASAEALLRGETQELLAQLEARMLEHSQELAFEQAAEVRNQITALSRVLHQQAIETVSDKDVDILAVRVQGGRACVNLAMVRGGRHLGDRGYFPVHVEDAAGVYHAEEEATAAQGDEHNVAAQVLEAFIAQHYLGVPVPPTLILSEPVSPELVAALSQQTGVRITAVQQPREQRRAWLDMAQRGAELQLARLLAEEGSQQARTRALAEVLDLDVDHLDEITIECFDISHTAGEATQASCVVFHHHKMQNSEYRRYKIEGITPGDDYAAMRQVLTRRYSHVAEAQREAGGAEVGSRQQRLPDVVLVDGGKGQVSMAREVFTQLGLDVSRIVGVEKGEGRKVGLEELVFADGRSKIFLGRDSAALMLVAQIRDEAHRFAITGMRAARAKVRVGGGRLEEIPGVGPKRRARLLQRFGGVRGVQDASVQDLMSVEGISQTLAEEIYRALR; this is encoded by the coding sequence ATGACCCACGCTGCCCATTCCGACGAACTGCTGGCCCAGGTGGCGGCGCTGCCGCCGCTGCCGGGCGTGTACCGCTACTTCGACGACGCGGGCACGCTGCTGTACGTGGGCAAGGCGCGCAACCTGAAAAAGCGTGTCACCAGCTACTTCACCAAGCAGCACGGCGGCACGCGCATCGGCCACATGGTCGGCAAGATCGCGCGGCTGGAGACCACGGTGGTGCGTTCCGAGGCCGAGGCGCTGCTGCTGGAAAACAACCTCATCAAGTCGCTGCAGCCCAGGTACAACATTCTGTTTCGCGACGACAAGAGTTATCCCTACCTGAAGATCACCGGCGTCGCGGCCAAGGACGGCACGGGCGACGCGCCCGGCCAACGCTATCCGCGCATGGCGTATTACCGCGGCAGCACCGACAAGCGGCACCGCTACTTCGGGCCCTACCCCGGCGCCTGGGCGGTCAAGGAGACCATCCAGCTGCTGCAAAAAGTCTTTCGCCTGCGCACCTGCGAGGACACGGTGTTCGCCAATCGCACGCGCCCGTGCCTGCTCTACCAGATCAAGCGCTGCTCGGCTCCCTGCGTCAATCTGATCAGCCCCGAGGCCTACTCCGTCGACGTGGCCAGCGCCGAAGCGCTGCTGCGCGGCGAGACGCAGGAGCTGCTGGCGCAGCTGGAGGCGCGCATGCTGGAGCACTCGCAGGAGCTGGCCTTCGAGCAGGCGGCCGAAGTGCGCAACCAGATCACTGCCCTGTCGCGCGTGCTGCACCAGCAGGCCATCGAGACAGTGAGCGACAAGGACGTGGACATCCTGGCCGTGCGCGTGCAGGGCGGGCGCGCCTGCGTCAACCTGGCCATGGTGCGCGGTGGCCGGCACCTGGGCGACCGGGGTTATTTTCCGGTGCACGTCGAGGACGCCGCAGGCGTCTACCACGCCGAGGAAGAGGCCACGGCAGCGCAAGGCGACGAGCACAACGTGGCCGCGCAGGTGCTGGAGGCCTTCATTGCCCAGCACTACCTGGGCGTGCCCGTGCCGCCGACGCTGATCCTGAGCGAGCCGGTCAGCCCGGAGCTGGTGGCCGCGCTATCTCAGCAGACCGGAGTGCGCATCACCGCCGTGCAGCAGCCGCGCGAGCAGCGCCGCGCCTGGCTGGACATGGCGCAGCGCGGCGCCGAGCTGCAATTGGCCCGTCTGCTGGCTGAGGAGGGCTCGCAGCAGGCGCGCACCCGCGCGCTGGCCGAGGTGCTCGACCTGGACGTGGACCATCTCGACGAGATCACCATCGAGTGCTTCGACATCTCGCACACGGCGGGCGAGGCCACGCAGGCCTCGTGCGTGGTCTTCCACCACCACAAGATGCAAAACAGCGAGTACCGCCGCTACAAGATCGAGGGCATCACGCCGGGCGACGACTACGCCGCCATGCGCCAGGTGCTCACCCGCCGCTATTCGCACGTGGCCGAGGCGCAGCGCGAGGCCGGCGGCGCCGAAGTGGGCAGCCGCCAGCAGCGCCTGCCGGATGTGGTGCTGGTCGATGGCGGCAAGGGCCAGGTCAGCATGGCGCGCGAAGTGTTCACTCAGCTGGGCCTGGACGTCTCGCGCATCGTTGGCGTGGAAAAGGGCGAGGGCCGCAAGGTGGGGCTGGAGGAGCTGGTGTTCGCCGATGGGCGCTCGAAGATCTTCCTGGGCCGCGATTCGGCGGCGCTGATGCTGGTGGCGCAGATCCGCGACGAGGCGCACCGCTTCGCCATCACCGGCATGCGCGCCGCGCGCGCCAAGGTGCGCGTGGGCGGCGGGCGGCTCGAGGAGATCCCCGGCGTGGGCCCCAAGCGGCGCGCGCGCCTGCTGCAGCGCTTTGGCGGCGTGCGCGGCGTGCAGGACGCCAGCGTGCAGGATTTGATGAGCGTCGAAGGCATCTCGCAGACGCTGGCCGAGGAAATCTACCGCGCGCTGCGCTGA
- the pgsA gene encoding CDP-diacylglycerol--glycerol-3-phosphate 3-phosphatidyltransferase: MFFTIPTILTWTRIVAIPLIVGVFYLPLEPQTRNLIATVMFMVFAATDWLDGFLARKLNQTSAFGAFLDPVADKFLVCASLLVLVHLQRADVFVGLIIIGREIAISALREWMAQIGAARSVAVHMLGKLKTTVQMVAIPFLLYDGRVAGIDTGVWGTWLIWLAAVLTVWSMGYYLQKALPEIRARVAR, translated from the coding sequence ATGTTTTTCACCATCCCCACCATCCTGACGTGGACGCGCATCGTCGCCATCCCGTTGATCGTGGGGGTGTTCTACCTGCCGCTGGAGCCGCAGACGCGCAACCTGATCGCCACGGTGATGTTCATGGTGTTCGCGGCCACCGACTGGCTGGACGGCTTCCTGGCGCGCAAGCTCAACCAGACCTCGGCTTTCGGCGCCTTTCTCGATCCGGTGGCGGACAAGTTCCTGGTCTGCGCGTCGCTCTTGGTGCTGGTGCACCTGCAGCGCGCCGACGTGTTCGTGGGCCTGATCATCATCGGCCGCGAGATCGCCATCAGCGCGCTGCGCGAGTGGATGGCGCAGATCGGCGCGGCGCGCAGCGTGGCCGTGCACATGCTGGGCAAGCTCAAGACCACCGTGCAGATGGTGGCCATCCCCTTTTTGCTGTACGACGGGCGCGTGGCCGGCATCGACACCGGCGTGTGGGGCACCTGGCTGATCTGGCTGGCGGCGGTGCTCACCGTGTGGTCCATGGGCTACTACCTGCAAAAGGCGCTGCCCGAGATCCGCGCCCGCGTGGCGCGCTGA
- a CDS encoding HU family DNA-binding protein, protein MNKTELIEHIANNADISKAAATRALESTIDAVKKTLKKGGTVSLVGFGTFAVGRRAARTGRNPRTGDTIKIKAAKVPKFRPGKALKDALN, encoded by the coding sequence GTGAACAAGACCGAATTGATCGAGCACATCGCCAACAACGCCGACATCTCCAAGGCCGCCGCCACGCGCGCGCTGGAGTCCACGATCGACGCGGTCAAGAAGACCTTGAAGAAGGGCGGCACGGTCTCGCTGGTCGGTTTCGGCACCTTCGCCGTGGGCCGGCGCGCCGCCCGCACCGGCCGCAATCCGCGCACGGGTGACACGATTAAAATCAAGGCTGCCAAAGTGCCGAAGTTCCGTCCGGGCAAGGCGTTGAAGGACGCCTTGAACTGA
- a CDS encoding SurA N-terminal domain-containing protein, translating into MFESIRKHSKVVMLVLFLLIIPSFVLVGIDANYFSGGSPVVARVDGNDIKQDEWDNAHRMESDRIRAQSPGIDGSLLDSPQARYATLERLVRDRVLAAATRKMHLMTSDARLARELQAIPQIAALKRADGTLDTEAYRALVGAQGMSPEGFEARMRQDIAQSQVLGSVLNTALASPTEVRLAFDALLQRREVQVAQFKATDFASKVQVTDADVQAYYQAHPAQFQQAEQATVEYVVLDLDSVKAGISLSEDDLRTYYKENVSRLAGAEERRASHILINAPKDAPAAEREKARARAEELLAQVRKAPATFAEVARKNSQDTGSAPSGGDLGFFGHGAMVKPFEDAVFAMNKGDISDVVDSDFGYHIIELTDIKKPREPSFEELRPKLEADLKQQQAQRKFAEVAETFANAVYEQADGLAPVADKLKLKVQTAAGVTRQPTAGATGALASPRFLEALFQPESLQSKRNTEAIEIAPSTLVAGRVTAYQPAMTLPLEQAQGKARTLFLADRSAQLAREEGAAKLAAWKANPASASALAQPIVISREDPRGLARTTVDAAMRAPLDALPAWVGVDLGNDGYAVVKINRVVPRDDQEPGRQAAEREQYQQLHATAEALAYYELLKQRFKVQIKAPRPSANAQATAESMN; encoded by the coding sequence ATGTTCGAATCCATCCGCAAGCACTCCAAAGTGGTGATGCTTGTGCTGTTCCTGCTGATCATTCCGTCCTTCGTGCTGGTGGGGATCGACGCCAACTACTTCTCCGGCGGCAGCCCGGTGGTGGCGCGCGTGGACGGCAACGACATCAAGCAGGACGAATGGGACAACGCCCACCGCATGGAAAGCGACCGCATCCGTGCGCAGTCGCCCGGCATCGATGGCAGCCTGCTGGATTCGCCCCAGGCGCGCTACGCCACGCTGGAGCGCCTGGTGCGCGACCGCGTGCTCGCCGCCGCCACGCGAAAGATGCACCTGATGACCAGCGATGCCCGGCTGGCCCGCGAGTTGCAGGCCATTCCGCAGATCGCCGCGCTCAAGCGCGCCGATGGCACGCTGGACACCGAGGCCTACCGCGCGCTGGTCGGCGCCCAGGGCATGTCGCCCGAGGGTTTCGAGGCGCGCATGCGCCAGGACATCGCACAAAGCCAGGTGCTGGGCAGCGTGCTCAATACGGCCCTGGCCAGCCCGACCGAGGTGCGGCTGGCGTTCGACGCGCTGCTGCAGCGCCGCGAAGTGCAGGTGGCGCAGTTCAAGGCCACAGATTTCGCCAGCAAGGTGCAGGTGACCGACGCCGACGTGCAGGCCTACTACCAGGCACATCCGGCGCAGTTCCAGCAGGCCGAGCAGGCCACCGTCGAGTACGTGGTGCTGGACCTGGACTCGGTCAAGGCCGGCATCTCGCTGAGCGAGGACGACTTGCGCACCTACTACAAGGAAAACGTCTCGCGCCTGGCCGGCGCCGAGGAGCGCCGCGCCAGTCACATCCTGATCAACGCGCCCAAGGATGCGCCCGCTGCCGAACGTGAAAAGGCCCGCGCCCGCGCCGAGGAACTGCTGGCGCAGGTGCGCAAGGCGCCTGCCACCTTCGCTGAGGTGGCCAGGAAGAATTCGCAGGACACGGGCTCCGCCCCTTCAGGCGGCGATCTGGGCTTCTTCGGGCACGGCGCCATGGTCAAGCCGTTCGAGGACGCAGTCTTCGCGATGAACAAGGGCGACATCAGCGACGTGGTGGATAGCGATTTCGGCTACCACATCATCGAACTGACCGACATCAAGAAGCCGCGCGAGCCCAGCTTCGAGGAACTGCGCCCCAAGCTGGAGGCCGACCTGAAGCAGCAGCAGGCCCAGCGCAAGTTCGCCGAGGTGGCCGAGACGTTCGCCAACGCCGTCTATGAACAGGCCGACGGCCTCGCGCCGGTGGCCGACAAGCTCAAGCTCAAGGTGCAGACCGCCGCCGGCGTGACGCGCCAGCCCACTGCTGGCGCCACCGGCGCGCTGGCCAGCCCGCGTTTTCTGGAGGCGCTGTTCCAGCCTGAATCGCTGCAGTCCAAGCGCAACACCGAAGCCATCGAGATCGCACCCAGCACCCTCGTGGCCGGCCGCGTCACCGCCTACCAGCCAGCGATGACGCTGCCGCTGGAGCAGGCGCAGGGCAAGGCGCGCACGCTGTTCCTGGCGGACCGCTCGGCGCAGCTCGCCCGCGAAGAGGGCGCGGCCAAGCTCGCCGCCTGGAAGGCCAACCCGGCCTCCGCGTCCGCGCTGGCGCAACCGATCGTGATCTCGCGCGAAGACCCCAGGGGCCTGGCCCGCACGACCGTGGACGCCGCCATGCGCGCGCCGCTGGACGCGCTGCCCGCTTGGGTCGGCGTGGACCTGGGCAATGATGGCTACGCCGTGGTCAAGATCAACCGCGTGGTGCCGCGCGATGACCAGGAACCTGGACGCCAAGCGGCCGAGCGCGAGCAATACCAGCAGCTGCATGCCACGGCCGAGGCGCTGGCGTATTACGAACTGCTCAAGCAGCGCTTCAAGGTGCAGATCAAGGCCCCGCGCCCCAGCGCCAATGCGCAGGCAACGGCCGAATCGATGAATTGA
- a CDS encoding EAL domain-containing protein produces the protein MPPLPDALALKPGRSSAPALQRILREQQTLLDSAGVGIVFIRHRAVVRCNQRYAEIFCLDSPEDAVGRSSEALHPSRDAFRELGRSAFGVLSQGQTYRTERQMRRADGRLFWAHLTGRLIDPADSAEGSIWIVDDIDEQKRAQAQLSAAVREKQMLFDHAMVGIVVLRERRLARCNRHFEQMLGYGPGELLGRSSRVWYLSDEDWQRAGEQCYGPISRGHDFEGEMTLRARDGRAVVCEVRSRAIDPQDLAQGTMWTVLDVSERLRIQAQLAQMHGTLEQQVRERTQELRETVADLHREIERRKYDQERIHWMAHYDALTGLPNRLLLAERGQAAVRQARAQGTPLSVMFLDLDNFKHVNDSLGHRAGDALLMDIAHRLRATVRDRDTVARLGGDEFVLLLPGANAQGAARVAAKMQQAACHPLQLGTHEVCMSPSMGIALFPEHGEDFESLIQAADTAMYRAKSEGRNGYCFFTPQMQAQSRRALQLTNALRRALERQQFTLHYQPQLDLASGRVCGAEALLRWTHPELGAVSPAEFIPVAEDSGQIIAIGEWVLRTALAQLAAWRAQGMPELTMAVNMSAAQFRHPALPEVIERLLAQHGLPANRLELELTENVAVNDTRSAAQIMARMHDKGVRLAVDDFGTGYSSLSQLKRFQIYRLKIDQSFVRDLDHDGNDRAIVAAIIRMAQALGMRTTAEGVETAGQLVYLLEQGCEEAQGYHFARPMPAQEFESFVRSQTAQ, from the coding sequence ATGCCACCCCTGCCTGATGCCCTGGCGCTAAAGCCAGGCCGGTCGTCCGCCCCTGCACTGCAGCGCATCCTGCGTGAACAGCAGACCCTGCTGGACAGCGCAGGTGTGGGCATCGTGTTCATCCGGCACCGCGCGGTGGTGCGCTGCAACCAGCGCTACGCTGAGATCTTCTGCCTGGATTCGCCCGAAGACGCCGTCGGGCGCAGCAGCGAAGCGCTGCACCCCAGCCGCGACGCCTTTCGCGAACTGGGCCGCTCGGCGTTCGGCGTGCTGTCGCAGGGCCAGACCTACCGCACCGAGCGCCAGATGCGCCGCGCCGACGGCCGCCTGTTCTGGGCGCACCTGACCGGGCGGCTGATCGACCCGGCCGACAGCGCCGAGGGTTCCATTTGGATCGTCGACGACATCGACGAGCAAAAGCGCGCGCAGGCCCAGCTGAGTGCCGCCGTGCGCGAGAAGCAGATGCTGTTCGACCACGCCATGGTCGGCATCGTGGTGCTGCGCGAGCGCCGCCTGGCGCGTTGCAACCGCCATTTCGAGCAGATGCTGGGCTACGGGCCCGGAGAGTTGCTCGGACGTTCGTCGCGCGTCTGGTACCTGAGCGACGAGGACTGGCAGCGCGCCGGCGAGCAGTGCTACGGGCCGATTTCCCGCGGACATGATTTCGAGGGCGAGATGACGCTGCGCGCCAGGGATGGCCGCGCCGTCGTCTGCGAGGTGCGCAGCCGGGCCATCGACCCGCAAGACCTGGCGCAGGGCACCATGTGGACCGTGCTGGACGTGAGCGAGCGGCTGCGTATCCAGGCGCAGCTGGCGCAGATGCACGGTACGCTGGAGCAGCAAGTGCGTGAACGCACGCAAGAGCTGCGCGAGACCGTGGCCGACCTGCACCGTGAGATCGAACGGCGCAAGTACGACCAGGAGCGCATCCACTGGATGGCGCACTACGACGCCCTCACCGGACTGCCCAACCGCCTGCTGCTGGCCGAGCGCGGGCAGGCGGCGGTGCGCCAAGCGCGCGCCCAGGGCACGCCGCTGTCCGTCATGTTTCTCGACCTGGACAACTTCAAGCACGTCAACGACTCGCTGGGCCACCGCGCCGGCGACGCGCTGCTGATGGACATCGCCCACCGCCTGCGCGCCACCGTGCGCGACCGCGACACGGTGGCGCGGCTGGGGGGCGACGAGTTCGTGCTGCTGCTGCCCGGCGCCAACGCCCAGGGCGCGGCGCGCGTGGCCGCCAAGATGCAACAGGCCGCGTGCCACCCCCTGCAACTGGGCACGCACGAGGTGTGCATGTCACCCTCGATGGGTATTGCGCTGTTTCCCGAGCACGGCGAGGATTTCGAATCCCTGATCCAGGCGGCGGACACGGCCATGTACCGCGCCAAGTCCGAGGGTCGCAACGGCTACTGCTTCTTTACCCCGCAGATGCAGGCCCAGTCGCGGCGCGCGCTGCAGTTGACCAACGCCCTGCGCCGCGCGCTGGAGCGCCAACAGTTCACGCTGCACTACCAGCCGCAGCTGGACCTGGCGAGCGGGCGCGTATGCGGCGCCGAAGCGCTGCTGCGCTGGACGCATCCCGAGCTGGGCGCCGTCAGCCCGGCCGAGTTCATCCCCGTGGCCGAGGACAGCGGCCAGATCATCGCCATCGGCGAATGGGTGCTGCGCACGGCGCTGGCGCAGCTCGCCGCCTGGCGCGCGCAGGGCATGCCCGAGCTGACCATGGCCGTCAACATGTCGGCAGCGCAGTTCCGCCACCCGGCGCTGCCTGAAGTCATCGAGCGCCTGCTGGCGCAGCACGGCCTGCCAGCAAATCGGCTGGAACTGGAGCTGACGGAGAACGTCGCGGTGAACGACACGCGCAGCGCGGCGCAGATCATGGCGCGCATGCACGACAAGGGCGTTCGTCTGGCGGTGGACGATTTCGGCACCGGTTATTCGTCGCTCAGCCAGCTCAAGCGCTTTCAGATCTACCGGCTGAAGATCGACCAATCCTTCGTGCGCGACCTGGACCATGACGGCAACGATCGCGCCATCGTCGCCGCCATCATCCGCATGGCCCAGGCCCTGGGCATGCGCACCACCGCCGAGGGCGTGGAGACGGCCGGGCAGCTGGTCTATCTGCTGGAGCAGGGCTGCGAGGAGGCGCAGGGGTACCACTTCGCGCGACCCATGCCGGCGCAGGAGTTCGAGAGCTTCGTGCGAAGTCAGACTGCGCAGTAG
- the ppk1 gene encoding polyphosphate kinase 1, translating into MTSLLPLSPASECPVDGGANPGGSVDARAVLLDRDHSILAFNERVLDWAVREDVPLLERLRYLCIVSSNLDEFFEVRAAAHLGAAQDGSGKDGGGCAARSFGALARKAQDLVARQYALYNDSLVPAFAARGIRIVGHGERTPAQRRWVREHFVREVRPLLVPVGLDPAHPFPQVANKSLNFIVRLRGGDAFGRENEIAIARVPRALPRVMRLPARVAPTGLQFVSLSSIIRAHLAELFPGRQVVEFSQFRVTRHSDLSVDEEDVRNLRTALRQGLQHRHFGQAVRLEVSAGCSDFLADFLQAQFALPAAALYRVPGPVNLVRLGQLVDLVNDPALLFPPWRPAWPAKLPQPGAILARLRQRDVLIHQPFESFGGVLAFLREAVHDPQVLAIKQTIYRTGADPEQMELLREAVRRGKEVMAVVELKARFDEEANINWAEALESIGAQVVYGVVGLKTHAKMLLVTRREGGGLRRYGHMSTGNYNPRTARLYTDLSYLTADPHVTADMDAVFDHLANQNRVPRLKRLLLAPFDLQRRLIEKIDAAGLAAERGEGGRIVAKMNALTDEALIQALERAARRGASVDLIVRGACMLPAGVPGVTDRIRVRSVIGRFLEHTRVFYFRSGGHEDLYLSSADWMNRNMLRRVELAWPVTDGRLRQRIIDECLVAYLHDDRDAWTLQADGSYARAPRALDGTGAQAALMARYAPPAAAAAARLKPARP; encoded by the coding sequence ATGACGTCCCTGCTGCCTTTGTCGCCTGCCTCCGAGTGTCCTGTGGATGGCGGCGCCAACCCGGGTGGCAGCGTGGACGCGCGGGCGGTTCTGCTGGACCGCGACCACAGCATTCTGGCCTTCAACGAACGCGTGCTGGACTGGGCGGTGCGCGAGGACGTGCCGTTGCTCGAACGCCTGCGCTACCTGTGCATCGTCTCGTCCAACCTCGATGAGTTCTTCGAGGTGCGCGCGGCGGCCCACCTGGGTGCGGCGCAGGACGGCAGCGGCAAGGATGGCGGCGGCTGCGCGGCCCGCTCGTTCGGGGCGCTGGCGCGCAAGGCGCAGGACTTGGTGGCGCGGCAGTACGCGCTGTACAACGACTCGCTGGTGCCGGCGTTCGCGGCGCGCGGCATCCGCATCGTGGGGCATGGCGAGCGCACGCCGGCGCAGCGCCGCTGGGTGCGCGAGCACTTCGTGCGCGAGGTGCGCCCGCTGCTGGTGCCCGTGGGGCTGGACCCGGCGCACCCCTTTCCGCAGGTGGCCAACAAGTCGCTGAACTTCATCGTGCGCCTGCGCGGGGGCGACGCCTTCGGGCGCGAGAACGAGATCGCCATCGCCCGGGTGCCGCGCGCGCTGCCGCGCGTCATGCGGCTGCCGGCGCGCGTGGCGCCCACCGGCCTGCAGTTCGTCAGCCTGTCGAGCATCATCCGCGCGCACCTGGCCGAGCTGTTTCCGGGCCGGCAGGTGGTGGAGTTCTCGCAGTTCCGCGTCACGCGCCATTCCGACCTGTCGGTGGACGAAGAGGACGTGCGCAACCTGCGCACCGCGCTGCGCCAGGGCCTGCAGCACCGCCACTTCGGCCAGGCCGTGCGGCTGGAAGTGTCGGCGGGCTGCTCGGATTTCCTGGCAGACTTCCTGCAGGCGCAGTTCGCGCTGCCCGCGGCGGCGCTGTACCGGGTGCCGGGCCCCGTCAACCTGGTGCGTCTGGGCCAGCTGGTGGACTTGGTCAACGACCCTGCGCTGCTTTTTCCTCCGTGGCGCCCCGCCTGGCCGGCCAAGCTTCCTCAGCCAGGCGCCATCCTGGCGCGGCTGCGCCAGCGCGACGTGCTGATCCACCAGCCGTTCGAGAGCTTCGGCGGCGTGCTGGCCTTCCTGCGCGAGGCCGTGCACGACCCGCAGGTGCTGGCCATCAAGCAAACCATCTACCGCACCGGGGCCGACCCCGAGCAGATGGAGCTGCTGCGCGAGGCGGTGCGCCGCGGCAAGGAGGTAATGGCCGTGGTCGAGCTGAAGGCACGCTTCGACGAGGAGGCCAACATCAACTGGGCCGAGGCGCTGGAGTCCATCGGCGCGCAGGTGGTCTACGGCGTGGTGGGGCTGAAGACGCACGCCAAGATGCTGCTGGTCACGCGGCGCGAGGGCGGTGGGCTGCGCCGCTACGGCCACATGTCCACCGGCAACTACAACCCGCGCACCGCGCGGCTGTACACCGACCTGAGCTATCTCACCGCCGACCCGCACGTCACGGCCGACATGGACGCGGTCTTCGACCACCTGGCCAACCAGAACCGCGTGCCGCGGCTCAAGCGGCTGCTGCTCGCGCCCTTTGACCTGCAGCGGCGGCTGATCGAGAAGATCGACGCGGCGGGCCTGGCGGCCGAGCGCGGCGAGGGCGGGCGCATCGTGGCCAAGATGAATGCGCTGACCGACGAGGCGCTGATCCAGGCGCTGGAGCGCGCCGCGCGCCGCGGCGCCAGCGTGGACCTGATCGTGCGAGGCGCCTGCATGCTGCCGGCCGGCGTGCCAGGGGTGACCGACCGCATCCGCGTGCGCTCGGTCATCGGGCGCTTCCTGGAGCACACGCGGGTGTTCTATTTCCGCAGCGGCGGGCACGAGGACTTGTACCTGTCCAGCGCCGACTGGATGAACCGCAATATGCTGCGCCGGGTGGAGCTGGCCTGGCCGGTCACCGACGGCAGGCTGCGCCAGCGCATCATCGACGAGTGCCTGGTGGCCTACCTGCACGACGACCGCGATGCCTGGACGCTGCAGGCCGACGGAAGCTACGCGCGCGCGCCGCGCGCCCTCGATGGCACGGGCGCGCAGGCCGCGCTCATGGCGCGCTACGCCCCGCCCGCCGCCGCGGCGGCGGCGCGCCTCAAGCCCGCAAGGCCATGA
- a CDS encoding SixA phosphatase family protein: MMDLILWRHAEAEDLQGGQEDLQRPLTPRGERQAARMAAWLDRQLPDGLRVLASPARRTEQTARVLGRKVRLRAELLPGSSPDELLELVQWPRARGAVLVVGHQPLLGQTAARLLGLQDADCAIRKGAVWWLRHRQRQEAAQTLLLAVQSPEFL; this comes from the coding sequence ATGATGGACCTCATCCTCTGGCGCCACGCGGAAGCCGAAGACCTGCAGGGCGGGCAGGAAGACCTGCAGCGTCCGCTCACCCCGCGCGGCGAGCGGCAGGCCGCGCGCATGGCCGCCTGGCTGGACCGGCAACTGCCCGACGGCCTGCGCGTGCTGGCCAGCCCCGCGCGGCGCACCGAGCAGACCGCGCGCGTGCTGGGCCGCAAGGTCCGGCTGCGCGCCGAGCTGCTGCCCGGCAGCAGCCCCGACGAACTGCTGGAGCTGGTGCAGTGGCCGCGCGCCCGCGGCGCCGTGCTGGTCGTGGGCCACCAGCCGCTGCTGGGCCAGACGGCCGCGCGGCTGCTGGGCCTGCAGGACGCGGACTGCGCCATCCGCAAAGGCGCCGTGTGGTGGCTGCGCCACCGCCAGCGCCAGGAGGCCGCGCAGACCCTCCTGCTGGCGGTGCAGTCGCCCGAGTTTCTCTAG